The following is a genomic window from Acidobacteriota bacterium.
CGGCGGTTCGGCCGCCGGGCGTTCGACGCGTTCTTGCGGCGCTACTTCGATGCGTTCGCGTTCCGCCCGGTCACGACGAAGGACTTCCGCCACTTCCTCGCGGCGCATCTCGCCAAGGACGACCCGGAGGCGCTCGAAGAGGCCGAGCTTTGGATCGACATGCCGGGGTTGCCCGAGGACTCCCCGGAGGTCGTCCCGGAGGCGTTCGCCCGAGTCGACCGGCAGTTCGAGGCCTGGCGTTCCGGAACGCCGGCCGATCGTCTCGATGCCGGCGGCTGGAACACGCAGCAGTGGCTGCGGTTCCTGGGCCACCTCGAGGATCCGGTCCCCGTGGACCGGATGGCAGAGCTGGACGCAGCGTTCCACTTCACCGACTCGGCGAACGCCGAGATCCTCGGCGCGTGGCTCCGGCACGCCGTGCGGTCCCGCTATCGCGCGGCCGATGCCCGCCTGGAGGAGTTTCTGCTCGAGGTCGGCCGCTTGAAGTTCCTCGAGCCCCTCTACCGCGATCTGTCGGCGACGGAGGAAGGGCGGGCACGGGCCCGCGCGCTCTTCGAGCGGGCGAGTCCCCGCTACCACCCGATCACCCGCGCAGCGATCCGCAAGATCCTGAACGACGCCGGCGCGTGAACCCGCCGCCGGGGTGGCCCCGGCCGCCCACGGGGCACGACGATTCACTCCGGCGGGCCCGCGGCTGTGTCAACCGGGCGGGCCCGTCCGCGTCTTCGACGAATGGAGGCGCGGGAGGAGCGACCCCGACGGAGGTGATCATGAGCGCACCGTTTTCGAGGTTCGGACGCATTCTCGCGGCGGCGGTCTGTCTCGCCTTCCTCGCCGCGCCGGCGATCGCGCATCCGAGACCGTGGCGTCACCACCACCGCCGCGTCCGCGCGCACGCCGTGATCGTCATCGGCACCCCGCGCCCCCTGCACCGGGTCGTGATCGTCGACGGGCGGCCGGGTGCGGTCGTCGACTTCAACGTGAAGCCCAAGTCTTCCCGGATCTGGGTCGACGGCACCTACCGCGGCACGGCCGACGAATTCGATGGCTTCCCCCGCAAGATGCATCTCCGTCCCGGCCGTCACGTCGTGCGGATCGTCACGCCGGACGGCGTCGACGTCAGGCGTGAGGTCGTGCTGGCGGCAGGCACGGAGGTGGACGTCAACCTCGACCTGCGGTGACCGCACGCCGGCGTCCGCGGTAAGCTCGCCCGGGACGCGCTCCCGGAGAGCCCGCGGTGTCCCGGAGGCTGCTGGTGCCGGCCCTGGTCGCGTCGGCCGCCACGTGCGCGGCGGTCGCGGCCGCGGGCTGCTTCCAGCCTGCCGGCGGGTCGGTTTTCGAGGCGGCTTTTGGCCGGGTCGTGAGATGGCCGGAGGGAGCCGAGGTCTGGCGCCCTCCGGCGGGCGATCCCGTGGCCGTCGCGTGCACGGGGGATGGGATTCTCGTCGCCGTGCAGCGGGAATCCCGCGCCGAGGTGTGGGAGGTCCCCTCGGACGCAGCGGGTGCGCGCCTCGTGGGCCGGTGGCGGGGCCGGGCCGTCGATCTTCTCGTCGCCGGAGGGAATCCGCTGCTCGTGGCGGAACTCGGGGGCGACCGGGCTGTGCTGGTCGCCGCGCGCCGGCGGCACCCGCCGGTGCGCCGGCTTTCCCTCGCTCCGCGCTCGGCGGCCGTTGCCCCGGACGGCGGGGCGGTGCTCGTCGCCGCGGGGAGCTCTCTGCGAAGCTTCCGCCTGCCCGATCTCGGCACCTGGCTCGTCTATCCGCTCGGGTTTCCCGCCGGCAAGATCTCCGTCCGGGAGGGATCGAGCCGGATCGCCGCCGCCGCGCCGGACGGCGTGCGCCTGATCGACCTCGGCGACAGCGCGATCCACGGGCGGATGCCGGTGCGCGCCGAGTCCAGGTTGGGTCCCGTCGCCGATATCGTCTGGACGACGCGCGAGCCGGCGGCGGTGGCGGTCCTCACGCGCTCGCCTCCGGAGGTGCGGTTCCTCCGGGGCGAGGATCTCGGGGAGTTCGGCCGGATCGCGGTCGGTCCGGAGGCTCGCGCCCTGGTCCCGCTCCCCGAGGGCTCGGTTCTCGTCCTGCGGGGCGGCCGCCCCCCGCGACGCGTCGCCGCCGGGCCGCCGCCCGAGGGGCGAGGCGCACCGGC
Proteins encoded in this region:
- a CDS encoding carboxypeptidase regulatory-like domain-containing protein; this encodes MSRRLLVPALVASAATCAAVAAAGCFQPAGGSVFEAAFGRVVRWPEGAEVWRPPAGDPVAVACTGDGILVAVQRESRAEVWEVPSDAAGARLVGRWRGRAVDLLVAGGNPLLVAELGGDRAVLVAARRRHPPVRRLSLAPRSAAVAPDGGAVLVAAGSSLRSFRLPDLGTWLVYPLGFPAGKISVREGSSRIAAAAPDGVRLIDLGDSAIHGRMPVRAESRLGPVADIVWTTREPAAVAVLTRSPPEVRFLRGEDLGEFGRIAVGPEARALVPLPEGSVLVLRGGRPPRRVAAGPPPEGRGAPASVETSADAPRFRPAVPRNAGGGAAAEREPPPDGEKEADRDQTPAAPHPGRRPGPRPAAPEAPAGKIEGSLRGRVELAAEVVLVGPDDILREWARLAPDPAGPGRAGFRAEGLPPGRYRVMIFGPGGASLDVRPEVADVRVGPGETVRLRFEVRGLR